One Candidatus Ornithobacterium hominis genomic region harbors:
- a CDS encoding uroporphyrinogen-III synthase — protein MKVKSILISQPEPTSEASPFYSLAKNLKIQVDFKPFIKVEGLTAKEMRQQKIDLSKYSGVVLTSRNAVDHFFRVAEEMRFHVPDAMKYFCQSEAVAYYLQKYIVYRKRKVYIGGKSFTDLKSILKKHKKERFLLPSSNILKPEVPTLMDELNLDWKRATMYQTVSCDLSELKDVQYDILVFFSPLGISSLYDNFPDFKQGKSTIAVFGKTTLEEAENRGLKVDIKVPTPETPSMTMALENFIKENK, from the coding sequence ATGAAAGTAAAATCAATACTTATATCTCAACCCGAACCTACATCAGAGGCATCGCCTTTTTACTCACTAGCAAAAAATTTAAAAATTCAAGTTGACTTCAAACCTTTTATAAAAGTAGAAGGATTGACAGCCAAGGAAATGCGTCAGCAAAAAATTGATTTAAGTAAATATAGCGGGGTTGTACTGACCAGTAGAAATGCTGTGGATCACTTCTTCCGTGTAGCTGAAGAAATGCGTTTTCATGTTCCAGATGCGATGAAGTATTTTTGCCAATCTGAAGCGGTAGCTTATTACCTACAAAAATACATCGTTTACCGAAAAAGAAAGGTGTACATCGGTGGGAAATCCTTTACAGATTTAAAATCAATTTTAAAAAAACATAAGAAAGAACGCTTTCTATTGCCTTCTAGTAATATTCTGAAGCCAGAAGTTCCGACATTGATGGATGAGCTAAATTTAGACTGGAAACGTGCTACGATGTACCAAACTGTAAGCTGTGACCTCTCAGAATTAAAAGATGTACAATATGACATACTGGTTTTCTTCAGTCCATTGGGAATTTCTTCTTTGTATGACAACTTCCCTGACTTCAAGCAAGGGAAATCTACCATTGCCGTTTTTGGCAAAACAACGCTAGAAGAGGCTGAAAATAGAGGACTTAAAGTTGATATCAAAGTTCCAACGCCAGAAACACCTTCTATGACAATGGCTCTGGAAAATTTCATTAAAGAAAACAAATAA
- a CDS encoding dipeptide ABC transporter ATP-binding protein gives MRKILEINQLFISFNGFQAVKHLTFDIHEKEILGIVGESGSGKSLTSLAIMGILPKSAKIAGEILYCKEGEKVNLLQKKEANGKISMIFQEPMTSLNPSMKCGHQVAESLEVHAQLSKKERKLKVIALFEDVLLPHPERIYEAYPHQISGGQKQRVMIAMALASNPELLIADEPTTALDVTVQKSILELLKHLRETKNLSIIFISHDLGVVSQLCDRVLVMYKGEKVEEGSVDKIFLSPEKSYTKGLIACRPQLGANLHRLPTVSDFLKNPDFSPKEKNVSIEEEKIERIYNRAPLLEFNHVEKFFYDSDWGSKNKFFKALENINFKLYKGESLGLVGESGSGKTTLSRALLMLQPPTHGQIIYKGKDLTQLPSKELRKLRKEIQIIFQDPNSSLNPMQTIEEILTTPLKIHQISQNANERKEIATELLNKVNLPQSSLNKYPHEFSGGQRQRIGIARALAVQPELIVCDESVSALDVSVQAQVLNLLNDLQDEFNLTYLFVSHDLSVVKHFCNRLLVLQKGRIVESGMAKSIYKNPKEKYTKELINAIPVFQKS, from the coding sequence ATGAGAAAGATTTTAGAAATTAATCAACTCTTTATTTCTTTTAACGGATTTCAAGCTGTTAAACACTTAACTTTTGATATTCATGAAAAAGAAATTTTAGGCATCGTTGGTGAATCTGGCTCAGGAAAATCACTGACTTCATTGGCTATCATGGGAATTCTGCCAAAATCTGCCAAAATTGCTGGCGAAATTCTTTACTGTAAAGAGGGAGAAAAGGTAAATCTTTTGCAAAAAAAAGAAGCAAATGGCAAAATCAGTATGATTTTTCAAGAGCCTATGACTTCTCTCAACCCCTCGATGAAATGCGGCCACCAAGTAGCAGAAAGCCTTGAAGTCCATGCTCAACTTAGCAAAAAAGAAAGAAAATTAAAAGTTATTGCTCTTTTTGAAGACGTCTTGCTCCCCCATCCAGAAAGAATTTATGAGGCTTATCCTCATCAAATTTCTGGTGGGCAGAAACAGCGCGTTATGATTGCAATGGCTCTAGCTTCAAATCCTGAGCTACTAATTGCCGATGAACCAACGACGGCGCTGGATGTCACCGTTCAAAAAAGTATTTTGGAACTATTAAAGCATCTAAGAGAAACTAAAAATTTAAGTATTATTTTCATCTCCCATGACTTAGGTGTCGTTTCACAGCTTTGCGACCGCGTGCTGGTAATGTACAAAGGTGAGAAAGTAGAAGAAGGTAGCGTGGATAAAATTTTTCTAAGCCCTGAAAAAAGTTACACCAAAGGCTTAATCGCTTGTAGACCTCAGCTGGGAGCAAACTTGCATCGCTTACCCACGGTTTCTGATTTTTTAAAAAATCCTGACTTTTCTCCTAAAGAAAAAAACGTTTCTATAGAAGAAGAAAAGATAGAGCGTATTTATAATCGAGCTCCTTTACTGGAATTCAATCATGTTGAAAAATTTTTTTATGACTCTGATTGGGGTTCTAAAAATAAATTTTTTAAGGCTTTAGAAAATATTAATTTTAAATTATACAAAGGAGAGTCTCTAGGCTTGGTAGGAGAGTCTGGGAGTGGGAAAACGACATTGAGTCGTGCTCTGCTCATGCTACAGCCGCCTACGCATGGGCAAATCATTTACAAAGGAAAAGATTTGACGCAATTGCCCAGCAAGGAATTGAGAAAGTTAAGAAAAGAGATTCAAATTATTTTTCAAGACCCGAACTCTAGCCTAAACCCTATGCAGACTATAGAAGAGATTTTAACTACGCCGTTGAAAATTCATCAAATTTCACAAAATGCAAATGAACGAAAAGAAATCGCTACTGAACTGTTGAATAAAGTGAATTTACCTCAAAGTTCTCTAAATAAATACCCGCATGAATTCTCTGGCGGGCAGAGACAACGAATCGGGATTGCCCGAGCTTTGGCTGTTCAGCCAGAATTAATTGTGTGTGATGAAAGTGTTTCTGCCTTAGATGTTTCTGTGCAAGCTCAGGTTTTAAATCTACTTAATGATTTGCAAGATGAGTTTAATTTAACGTATCTCTTTGTTTCTCATGATTTATCTGTGGTGAAACATTTCTGTAATCGGCTACTGGTCTTGCAAAAAGGGCGAATAGTAGAAAGTGGAATGGCAAAATCTATTTATAAAAACCCGAAAGAAAAATATACAAAAGAATTAATTAATGCAATACCTGTTTTTCAAAAATCATAA
- a CDS encoding type III pantothenate kinase yields the protein MLLAVNIGNSNIRFGVKKDEDVFLSWTVNTKPYKTRDELFVIFRNMYEHYACEIKDFTGIVIGSVVPHQTEIIASALQEIHQINPLVVDRNTPSNVIQHSNQMGTDLYANAVAAQSLYKGKKIVVDFGTALTVTGVDEKGEVLGVIIAPGVITSLEALIGNTAQLPDIELKPPKSILGRDTETCMQSGIVYGYLGMVEGFIQRVNQELKDNCTVISTGGLGHIYKSLTSYIHLDDKLHTIKGLCFLYEFLQSNSR from the coding sequence TTTGGGGTAAAAAAAGATGAAGACGTCTTCCTGTCTTGGACTGTGAATACCAAGCCATACAAAACCCGAGATGAGCTTTTTGTTATCTTTCGGAACATGTATGAGCACTACGCTTGCGAAATAAAAGATTTCACAGGTATTGTCATTGGCTCAGTCGTCCCGCACCAGACTGAAATCATTGCCAGTGCTTTGCAAGAAATTCATCAGATTAACCCCTTGGTAGTGGATAGAAATACGCCGTCTAATGTGATACAACATTCTAACCAAATGGGGACAGATTTATATGCCAATGCCGTTGCAGCACAAAGCCTCTATAAAGGGAAAAAAATCGTGGTGGATTTTGGCACAGCTTTGACGGTGACTGGCGTTGATGAGAAAGGCGAAGTCCTAGGCGTCATTATTGCACCAGGCGTCATCACCAGCTTGGAAGCCTTGATTGGCAACACAGCACAGTTACCTGATATTGAGCTAAAACCACCCAAATCTATACTGGGTCGTGACACGGAAACCTGTATGCAAAGCGGTATAGTTTACGGCTATCTCGGTATGGTAGAAGGCTTCATACAAAGAGTCAACCAAGAGCTAAAGGATAACTGTACAGTAATTTCTACTGGTGGTTTGGGGCATATCTACAAGTCGTTAACTTCTTACATTCACTTGGATGACAAATTACACACCATCAAGGGACTTTGTTTTCTTTACGAATTTCTGCAAAGCAACTCAAGGTAA